The stretch of DNA ATGCTACATTATTTGAGACATATTATGATATATTAAGATTAAATCATATTTTaatgactttaaatgatgattctGAGTGTTTTTCTAGTTTATTGCAAATTGATTCTTTCCTTAAATGTTGCTCTTTCATAACTTTTATCTGATGATAGTTAAATAAGTTATAATAATCTAATAACTCAGGTCATTGTTTCGTATTTCTTATAAAAGCCTCCTTGTCATTTGACATCGAAGCTGAGCTAAGCATTTTACTCTAATCATTTTTTAAATTCGATACTATTAAACTAAATCTTTCGAACCCGATTTAATGTTTTTACTCATAATCATCagggttaaggttcattttagccCATATAATTTTTGTCATGAATTACGTAAATCCTTATAGTTTACTAatgtttaaaatataataatataataacatatataatttaaattttaaaaaagaggTCCATTTTAGTACTTGTGATTTTGGTCATAAATTATTTTAGCCATTTTATTTATGTATAAAATAatccatatattttttaaaatatagcataTTAGCCCTTCTTGTCAAGTTTGAATTGAGAGacattagagtctgcttacgtggcatgctgactcataataaattattaatataatgatatatataatttaaatttaaaaaaaaatctatcttgtCGAGAAAGAGGAAGCAATGAAGGCATAATAGTGGACGAAGGTAGAGAGGTAGAGACAAGAGAGGCCGGAGGCGGAGATGAGGGAGAGCTAGACTACAACACAGTGGGCACGATGAGTGGGGGCATAAGAGAAGATGAAGTGAGAGGTGGTGAGGATAAAAATGCCTATGAGGAGGAAGATGGACCAAAAGACTATCATTGTATGCTTAGTATTGAACTAGTCGACGTACATCCATTTGAGGTAGGATCAAAAGCTCCTGTGCTTATCATTAGTATGAGAGAGGCTGTATGCGTATGACGCCCTACTAGGCAATAGTTGCTTGATGCTATTGTTAGTGGTCGCTTCCACGATGACGTCTCCTTTCGCTATTGATAgtggtcttaattttttttaatttaaattatatatattattatattaataatttattatgagtaagTATGTCATGTAAATAGACTTTAATatatgttaactcagacttgatatgaggggcttatatgttatatttttaaaaatataggagttattttagacacgagcaaAACCATAAGGACTTAAATGGTTCATGACGAAAGCCACAAGGGttaaaatagattttttatttaaattatatatcattatagtaatagtttattatgagttaaaATGTCATATAAGTAGACTCttcgttaactcagacttgacgggaggagcttatatgctatgttttttaaaatatagaagttattttagacataaataaattataaggaTTTAAATGATTTATAATCAAAATTATATGAGCTAAAACGAACCTTAACCCTAtaatcgaaaaaaaaaaattattatgtcatAACCTTTATATCGGATATGACATAATAATATCTAAATATCTAACCTGAGACTAAAATTAAAAATACACATTGAATACATCAATTTTCTtcacgtatgtatatatataccctatatttatatttatatgtatctaATCGGCTTTAGTCAAATTAAAATACCATTAATTGAACTTCAAAGGTTTTTGTCACTAAGATCAAATAACAACGAAACAAAGTATTTGGACAGCTATTATGTCATGATACTCTACCAGCTATATGTCTATAGTGATGCAAATTATTCTACTGTTGCAAGAACTTTCATCTGAATTGAATTTCGTGGACCACAATCCACTCATTTTGATCAATAAAACATACAACATCATTTATCTTGATATCAGAGACATGAGACATAACGATTGCATTCATTCTCAAATATTGTCAAACATAATTACTTGGCAGCtacattatattttttattatgttccTTCCAAAATCATTGTTGTTAGGGATAGTATCGATCGATAATCGGTATGATTTGatcttgacaaaaaaaaaaacgagATGGTAACTGCATCACAATATAATGAGACAATTATTATGACATCGAGATATCCAAAATGACTCTTCGATGGTGATTAATGTTAGAATATTTTCTACTAATCATGTCTTTAAGAGATTTAATTTTATCTTAATCCTAAGCTGCcatatttgattatttttaaaattttaattaataatatatcatcatcatcatcatcatcatcatcatcatcatcatcatcatcatcatcatcatcatcatcaagaaggACATGACGTGGACCTGCGACACGTTCCCTCCTCAAGTTCGAGATAAGTGGGTCGACGACACATTTGAAGACGACTGAACGCCAGGAACTCCTCGCCGGACATATGCTATTATGCCTCGCCTGCAACCTCGATCCATTCGCCCACCGCAACTCCCATTCAGGCCGCGCGCCCGCCGACGGCGCGCTTGCCCTCGAGCCCCGCGAGGCTCTCCGTGTCCTCAGCCGAAGCGCCTCCACCACCCTGGGACATGTCAAGCTCACCCACGCCCGCATCCTCCGCTCTGGCCTGTCCCACGACCCCGCcctcctcccctccctcctccgcCTCTACTCCTCCCACTGCCGTCTCGATCTCGCCGCCCGCCTCCTCGCCATCTTCCCCGACCCTCCCACCATCGCATGGAACCTCATGATCCGCGCCCACGCCGGCGCGGGCGCCCCCCTCGACGCCGTCCTTGTCTATAACCGCATGCTCTCCCGCGGCCTCCGACCTGATAAGTTCACCTTCCCCTTCGTCGTCAAGGCCTGTTCGATGCTCCTGGAGGTTAGTAAGGGCAAGGAGGTCCACGCCTTTGCTATCAAGTCTGGGTTCTGGCCTGACACGTTCCTGCAGAACGCCCTCATTCATCTCTACTTCTGCTGCGGCGACCCAGTGAGCGGGCGgaaggtgttcgacgaaatgccaGTTAAAAGCGTCGTGTCGTGGACCGCTCTGCTTTCCGGACTCGTGGCGTGCGGCGAGGTAGAGGCCGCTAGAACCGTCTTCGACAACATGCCGATCCGAAACGTGGTGACTTGGACGGCCATGATCGACGGGTACGCGAGGAATGGGCGCCCAGATGAGGCGTTCAGGCTGTTCCGGAGGATGCAGGACGACGACGTGATGCCGAACGAATTCACGGTGGTGGCGCTGTTGATCGCGTGCGCAGAGCTTGGGAGCCTGAGTGTGGGCCGTTGGGTGCATGAGTTTGCCCAAAGGAATGGCGGACTCGACAAGGGCGTCTACGTGGGCACTGCGCTCATAGATATGTACAGCAAATGTGGAAGCTTGGAGGACGCGGTGAGAGTGTTTGATCATATGCCAGTCAAGAGCGTGGCAACTTGGAACTCCATGATCACCAGCTTCGGCGTTCATGGGCGGGGAAAGGAAGCGGTGGCTCTTTTCATGGAAATGGAGAAGGCAAAGGTGCTGCCGGATGGAATCACCTTTGTGGGCGTCTTGAGCGCCTGTGTGAGGGAGTGCATGGTGGAGGAGGCCTGCAGGTTCTTTGGGTCCATGGTCGAACGATATGGCATCGGCCCATGTCGCGAGCATTACGACTGCCTCGTGGAGCTCTTGAATCGTGCTGATGACTCAGATGAAGCAACCAAAATGGTTGATAATTCGCTACTAAAGCTTGGCGTTGCTGCAAGACAAATGCTGAAGAAATTGTGCCAAACAAATGCCGACATGAGGCTCCAAAAAGTTGTTCATCCTCATGGATTCGAAAACCTTCAAAAGCCTTGAGCGTGAAGTAGAATAGTTTCAGCCTGGAAAACAAAGATGAGTGCTGCCAAGACATGGCCGACAAGTTTATGCTGAGCATTGCAACTCTATTGCAGTGCTGGATCCTGGATTCCAGTCTCTGTAAACCATATAGTTCTGTCTACAGCTTCAGGTTCAGAAGAAGAAGCTGGCTGTCTAAGATAAATGATATGCGTGTTAAGCAAAACAGCAGAAAATGAACATTCATTCAAACGGGAgtatctatttctctctcctgagCCTTGAGAGAGAAGCACTAGCGATcagttcctctccctctccttTTCTTGGAAGTTCCGCTTCCTCCTCCCCTGGTACTACCTGACACAGTTCCCTCTTGTTCATGGCAGCTGTACAGCTATTCCCCCTGAAGCCCTCTTCGCTCTTATCTCGGATGAGTCTCGCCTCTACATGGCTTCAACCTCCCCCATCTTCTTGGGCAAATCTATTAACAAAAAAGCTAAAGGTGTCGCGGATGGGCAGATCGATCCCGTTCTTTAAAGTCAGCTCTTTCAGATTCAATGCAAGTCCAACCTCAAGTTGGATCTATACGTCAATGAGTTTTCTATGGCCTACGAAGGCTGACAAACTAATctatctgacaaatttttgagtaaAATTCCTTCACTTGACCTTATGAAGTCTCTGTTTCCAAAGATTTGAAATTGGATCTGATATCATGGATATgactagagattttttttttcttctgatttcACTTGTGGTAGAAATGAATCACGTCTTCTTCGGAGGATtctagtttttcaaaaatcaatccCTTATCCTCATCctctaaaaatcatatttttagtTTTTATTGAAAAAAAGAGAACCCATTCCCATCTTGTTACAACTTCTAGGCCCTCTTATGCAATTACTTCTAACCCTAATTCCTCTCACAAATCATAGTTTGTTAAAGTCAACCAAGCCACTTTGTATTGTGCCCATGGCAAATTTACTTGGATTTGTATTCTCCTTAATCAGTCCCAGGAAATTTAGATTCAagttgataatataattttttcaaaCCATGATTTTTGAAAACCTCCCTAACATCTATCTTAGATATGGAAAAGTTGATCATAAGGCTTCCTCCCGAGTTCTCCCTTTAACCCATCCTATCTTCGATTTCAGCCTTCACACCTCAGGCTGATCCTAAGGTTTCCTCCTGAGTTATGAGGGGGACGATGAACTATTGTATGAGCTTTGGGTTCGAGTTTAGAGAAGAGCTAGATCCAAACCCTCTCTAAACTAGTTTGACAAGGGAAGAAACTAGCCTATGAACCTATCAACTCGATAGCTAGCTTCGACCTAATTCTTCTCTTCACTTTAGCATCTTCAATATTCATTTTGGAGCCATTGCTTGCTCTCAAGATGAATCAAAATCGTAAACCCACTATTAATGTCTATCATCCCCTGAAGTAAACATTAAATGCTCCTTTTTATCCCGTTGAGTCATCCGATCGCTCTATTTTATTAAAGTTACCCTTTACACCAttagtgaagcaaatctttgaagGAGAAGTTGGCATCTCATTTTCATCATCTCCCACTAAGTCGAGGCATACCTCTCGCATTTGGTTATGTCAAGAGAAACTATCCCCCTCACATCTTATCAAACCTTCCCCAAACCCTAACCCATCGCTCCCACTAAATAACCCTTTCATCCCTCTCAACACTTTAAAGAATTTTAAATTATGTCGCAGGCCTATTTAGGAGAGTCTCAATCACTTCATGTTGTctttagaaaaaagaagaaaattgagtCTATTAAACCCCATGTCTTATCACAATTTTTTAATGGATTCCCTACTAACTCTTCTCAAATGATGTTTCCTTATGATTAAAAGGATTATCGTTAAACTTTATTTAGTCTGATTTATTCTTATAACTTGAACTTTATTATACTCTTTGAAATACATGCTCAAAAGTCTCATTCTAAATCCTTCATTCAGTGTATGGGGCAATAATAACATTAGTATGTAGTAGCTTCAGGGAGATCAAGCAGAATCCTAGTTCTTTGGAAGCAAGATAAATGTAAGACTACCATCATCAATAAGAATTCTTAAAATTTAAGcctaattatataatattaaggTAATTCTCCATTGCTCTTATTTGCTATTTATGCTAGTGATCTCACCCCTATTCATGAGATGCTTTGGGTTGAGTTTATCTCAATTGATTctcttttgattattttatatttttatgtggagatttaaattttatttcctcTTTTGCTGGAAAAGTGGGTGGTTGACCTTTTATGCTTAGTAGATCTATTCtggatttcaaaaattttcttttttattcaattttgatcGACTTAAGATTTTTTAGTACTTGTTTTACATGGTCTAACAATCATTTTGGGAATAGTAGAATTAGGGCTAGATTGAATAGGGCTTCGAataataacttttagattttcTTATTCCCTAATTATTTGATCATCCATCTCCCTAGATTACACTCTAACCATTCTTCCTTTTTGACCAATGTTAGGTGTAACTCTCTCCAAACCAGAACTATAGGCCTTTTCAATTTTAGAATTGTTGGATCGAATGTTACTAGAGGTTTGACCTTATGAAGTCTCTGTTTCCAAAGATTTGAAATTAGATCTGATATCTTGGATATGACTagcggttttttttttcttctgacttCACTTGTGGTGGAAATGAATCACGTCTTCTTCAGAGGATtctagtttttcaaaaatcaatccCTTATCCTCATCctctaaaaatcatatttttagcTTTTATTGAAAAAAAGAGAGCCCATTCCCATCTTGTTACAACTTCCAGGCCCTCTTATGCAATTCCTTCTAACCCTAATTCCTCTCACAAATCATAGTTTGTTAAAGTCAACCAAGCCACTTTGTATTGTGCCCATGGCAAATTTACTTGGATTTGTATTCTCCTTAATCAGTCCCAGGAAATTTAGATTCAagttgataatataattttttcaaaCCATGATTTTTGAAAACCGCCCTACCATCTATTTTAGATATGGAAAAGTTAATCATAAGGCTTCCTCCCGAGTTCTCCCTTTAACAAATCCTATCTTCGATTTCAGCCTTGACACCTCAGGCTGATCCCAAGGTTTCCTCCTGAGTTATGAGGTGGACGATGAACTATTGTATGAGCTTTGGGTTCGAGTTTAGAGAAGAGCTAGATCCAAACCCTCTCTAAACTAGCTTGACAAGGGAAGAAACTAGCCTATGAACCTATCAACTCGATAGCTAGCTTCGACCTAATTCTTCTCTTCACTTTAGCATCTTCAATATTCATTTTGGAGCCATTGCTTGCTCTCAAGATGAATCAAAATCGTAAACCCACTATTAATGTCTATCATCCCCTGAAGTAAACATTAAATGCTCCTTTTTATCCCGTTGAGTCATCCGATCGCTCTATTTTATTAAAGTTACCCTTTACACCAttagtgaagcaaatctttgaagGAGAAGTTGGCATCTCATTGTCATCATCTCCCACTAAGTCGAGGCATACCTCTCGCATTTGGTTATGTCAAGAGAAACTATCCCCCTCACATCCTATCAAACCTTCCCCAAACCCTAACCCATCGCTCCCACTAAATAACCCTTTCATCCCTCTCAACACTTTAAAGAATTTTAAATTATGTCGCAGGCCTATTTAGGAGAGTCTCAATCACTTCATGTTGTctttagaaaaaagaagaaaattgagtCTATTAAACCCCATGTCTTATCACAATTTTTTAATGGATTCCCTACTAACTCTTCTCAAATGATGTTTCCATATGATTAAAAGGATTATCGTTAAACTTTATTTAGTCTGATTTATTCTTATAACTTGAACTTTATTATACTCTTTGAAATACATGCTCAAAAGTCTCATTCTAAATCCTTCATTCAGTGTATGGGGCAATAATAACATGAGTATGTAGTAGCTTCAGGGAGATCAAGCAGAATCCTAGTTCTTTGGAAGCAAGATAAATGTAAGACTACCATCATCAATAAGAATTCTTAAAATTTAAGcctaattatataatattaaggTAATTCTCCATTGCTCTTATTTGCTATTTATGCTAGTGATCTCACCCCTATTCATGAGATGCTTTGGGTTGAGTTTATCTCAATTGATTctcttttgattattttatatttttatgtggagatttaaattttatttcctcTTTTGCTGGAAAAGTGGGTGGTTGACCTTTTATGCTTAGTAGATCTATTCtggatttcaaaaattttcttttttattcaattttgatcGACTTAAGATTTTTTAGTACTTGTTTTACATGGTCTAACAATCATTTTGGGAATAGTAGAATTAGGGCTAGATTGAATAGGGCTTCGAataataacttttagattttcTTATTCCCTAATTATTTGATCATCCATCTCCATAGATTACACTCTAACCATTCTTCCTTTTTGACCAATGTTAGGTGTAACTCTctccaaaccagatttataggccTTTTCAATTTTAGAATTGTTGGATCGAATGTTACTAGAGGTTTGACCTTATGAAGTCTCTGTTTCCAAAGATTTGAAATTAGATCTGATATCTTGGATATGACTagcggttttttttttcttccgacTTCACTTGTGGTGGAAATGAATCACGTCTTCTTCAGAGGATTCTAGGTTTTCAAAAATCAATCCCTTATCCTCATCctctaaaaatcatatttttagcTTTTATTGAAAAAAAGAGAGCCCATTCCCATCTTGTTACAACTTCCAGGCCCTCTTATGCAATTCCTTCTAACCCTAATTCCTCTCACAAATCATAGTTTGTTAAAGTCAACCAAGCCACTTTGTATTGTGCCCATGACAAATTTACTTGGATTTGTATTCTCCTTAATCAGTCCCAGGAAATTTAGATTCAagttgataatataattttttcaaaCCATGATTTTTGAAAACCGCCCTAACATCTATTTTAGATATGGAAAAGTTGATCATAAGGCTTCCTCCCGAGTTCTCCCTTTAACAAATCCTATCTTCGATTTCAGCCTTGACACCTCAGGCTGATCCCAAGGTTTCCTCCTGAGTTATGAGGTGGACGATGAACTATTGTATGAGCTTTGGGTTCGAGTTTAGAGAAGAGCTAGATCCAAACCCTCTATAAACTAGCTTGACAAGGGAAGAAACTAGCCTATGAACCTATCAACTCGATAGCTAGCTTCGACCTAATTCTTCTCTTCACTTTAGCATCTTCAATATTCATTTTGGAGCCATTGCTTGCTCTCAAGATGAATCAAAATCGTAGACCCACTATTAATGTCTATCATCCCCTGAAGTAAACATTAAATGCCCCTTTTTATCCTATTGAGTCATCCGATCGCTCTATTTTATTAAAGTTACCCTTTACACCatttgtgaagcaaatctttgaagGAGAAGTTGGCATCTCATTGTCATCATCTCCCACTAAGTCGAGGCATACCTCTCACATATGGGTTTGGTTATTTCAAGAGAAACTATCCCCATCACATCCTATCAAACCTTTCCCAAACCCTAACCCATCGCTCCCACTAAATAACCCTTTCATCCCTCTCAACACTTTAAAGAACTTTAAATTATGTCGCAGGCCAATTTAGGAGAGTCTCAATCACTTCATGTTGTctttagaaaaaagaagaaaattgagtCTATTAAACCCCATGTCTTATCACAATTTTTTAATGGATTCCCTACTATCTCTTCTCAAATGATGTTTCCTTATGATTAAAAGGATTATCGTTAAACTTTATTTAGTATGATTTATTCTTATAACTTGAACTTTATTATACTCTTTGAAATACATGCTCAGAAGTCTCATTCTAAATCCTTCATTCAGTGTATGGGGCAATAATAGCATGAGTATGTAGTCGCTTCAGGGAGATCAAGCATAATCCTAGTTCTTTGGAAACATGATAAATGTAAGACTACCATCATCAATAAGAATTCTTAAACTTTAAGcctaattatataatattaagaTAATTCTACATTGCTCTTATTTGCTATTTATGCTAGTGATCTCACCCCTATTCATAATGCTTTGGGTTGAGTTTATCTCAATTGATTCtcttatgattattttatatttttatgtggagatttaaattttatttcctcTTTTGCAGGAAAAGTGGGTGGTTGACCTTTTATGCTTAGTAGATCCATTCtggatttcaaaaattttcttttttattcaattttgatcGACTTAAGATTTTCTAGTACTTGTTTTACATGGTCTAACAATCATTTTGGGAATAGTAGAATTAGGGCTAGATTGAATAGGGCTTCGATtaataacttttagattttcTTATTCCCTAATTATTTAATCATCCATCTCCCTAGATTACACTCTAACAATTCTTCCTTTTTGACCAATGTTAGGTGTAACTCTCTCCAAACCAGAGCTATAGGCCTTTTCAATTTTAGAATTGTTAGATCGAATATTACAAGAGGTTTGACCTTATGAAGTTTCTTTTTCCAAAGATTTGAAATTGGATCTGATATCATGGATATGACtagtggttttttttttctcttctgatTTCACTTGTGGTGGAAATGAATCACATCTTTTTCAGAGGATtctagtttttcaaaaatcaatccCTTATCCTCATCctctaaaaatcatattttagCTTTTATTGAAAAAAAGAGAGCCCATTCCCATCTTATTACAACTTCCGGGCCCTCTTATGCAATTCCTTCTAACCCTAATTCCTCTCACAAATCATAGTTTGTTAAAGTCAACCAAGCCACTTTATATTGTGCCCATGGCAAATTTACTTGGATTTGTATTTTCCTTAATCGGTCCAAGGAAATTTAGATTCAagttgataatataattttttcaaaCCATGATTTTTGAAAACCTCCCTAACATCTATTTTAGATATGAAAAAGTTGATCATAAGGCTTCCTCTCGAGTTCTCCCATTAACAAATCCTATCTTCGATTTCAGCCTTGACACCTCAGGCTGATCCTAAGGTTTCCTACTGAGTTATGAGGTGGACGATGAACTATTGTATGagctttgggttcaagtttagagAAGAGCTAGATCCAAACCCTCTCTAAACTAGCTTGACAAGGGAAGAAACCAGCCTATGAACCTATCAACTCGATAGCTAGCTTCGACCTAATTCTTCTCTTCACTTTAGCATCTTCAATATTCATTTTGGAGCCATTGCTTGCTCTCAAGATGAATCAAAATCGTAGACCCACTATTAATGTCTATCATCCCCTGAAGTAAACATTAAATGCTTCTTTTTATCCCGTTGAGTCATCCGATCGTTCTATTTTATTAAAGTTACCCTTTACACCAttagtgaagcaaatctttgaagGAGAAGTTGGCATCTCATTGTCATCATCTCCCACTAAGTCGAGGCATACCTCTAGCATATGGGTTTGGTTATGTCAAAAGAAACTATCCCCCTCACATTCTATCAAACCTTCCCCAAACCCTAACCCATCGCTCTCACTAAATAACCCTTTCATCCCTCTCAACACTTTAAAGAACTTTAAATTATGTCGCAGGCCTATTTAGGAGAGTCTCAATCACTTCATGTTGTCTttagtaaaaagaagaaaattgagtCTATTAAACCCCATGtcttatcataatattttaatgGATTCCCTACTAACTCTTCTCAAATGATGTTTCCATATGATTAAAAGGATTATCGTTAAACTTTATTTAGTATGATTTATTCATCTAACTTGAACTTTATTATACTCTTTGAAATACATGCTCAGAAGTCTCATTCTAAATCCTTCATTCAGTGTATGGGGCTATAATAGCAAGAGTATGTAGTCGCTTCAGGGAGATCAAGTAGAATCCTAGTTCTTTGGAAACATGATAAATGTAAGACTACCATCATCAATAAGAATTCTTAAACTTTAAGcctaattatataatattaaggTAATTCTCCATTGCTCTTATTTGCTATTTATGCTAGTGATCTCACCCCTATTCATAAGATGCTTTGGGTTGAGTTTATCTCAATTGATTctcttttgattattttatatttttatgtggagatttaaattttatttcctcTTTTGCTGGAAAAGTGGGTGGTTGACCTTTTATGCTTAGTAGATCTATTCtggatttcaaaaattttcttttttattcaatTTTGACCAACTTAAGATTTTCTAGTACTTGTTTTACATGGTCTAACAATCATTTTGGGAATAGTAGAATTAGGGCTAGATTGAATAGGGCTTCGATtaataacttttagattttcTTATTCCCTAATTATTTGATCATCCATCTCCCTAGATTACACTCTAACCATTCTTCCTTTTTGACCAATGTTAGGTGTAACTCTCTCCAAACCAGATCTATAGGCTTTTTCAATTTTAGAATCGTTGGATCGAATATTACAAGAGGTTTGACCTTATGAAGTCTCTGTTTTTAAAGATTTGAAATTGGATCTGATATCATGCATATGActagaggtttttttttttttttcttctgatttcACTTGTGGTGGAAATGAATCACGTCTTCTTCGGAGGATTCTAGTTTTGCAAAAATCAATCCCTTATCCTCATCctctaaaaatcatatttttagcTTTTATTGAAAAAAAGAGAGCCCATTCCCATCTTGTTACAACTTCCAGGCCCTCTTATGCAATTCCTTCTGACCCTAATTCCTCTCACAAATCATAGTTTGTTAAAGTCAACCAAGCCACTTTATATTGTGCCCATGGCAAATTTACTTGGATTTGTATTCTCCTTAATCGGTCCCAGGAAATTTAGATTCAagttgataatataattttttcaaaCCATGATTTTTGAAAACCTCCCTAACATCTATTTTAACTATGGAAAAGTTGATCATAAGGCTTCCTCCCGAGTTCTCCCTTTAACCCATCCTATCTTCGATTTCAGCCTTGACACATCAGGCTGATCCTAAGGTTTCCTCCTGAGTTATGAGGTGGACGATTAACTATTGTATGAGCTTTGGGTTCGAGTTTAGAGAAGAGCTAGATCCAAACCCTCTCTAAACTAGTTTGACAAGGGAAGAAACTATCCTATGAACCTATCAACTCGATAGCTAGCTTCGACCTAATTCTTCTCTTCACTTTAGCATCTTCAATATTCATTTTGGAGCCATTGCTTGCTCTCAAGATGAATCAAAATCGTAGACCCACTATTAATGTCTATCATCCCCTGAAGTAAACATTAAATGCTCCTTTTTATCCCGTTGAGTCATCCGATCGCTCTATTTTATTAAAGTTACCCTTTACACCAttagtgaagcaaatctttgaagGAGAAGTTGGCATCTCATTGTCATCATCTCCCACTATGTCGAGGCATACCtttttgaatctcgtattttgatgatgaaattacttaatatatgtttatgatttaatctacgttttgagtgacgctggatgcttcgatcagaatgagacaattaaagcagaaaaataatgttgtgccggaggaacatatcagaagattgaacgtcgggctggtggatcggtcaacgtatcgacagaaggcttcgggccatggactcgggcatcgggccaagaagagtgggtattgtgccaaagatatcagagctgcggagtcaactggccgattgggcaataggctgcaggaaaggaaaatgcgtcgaagaatcggactaagcgtcgagggaccaattacatgccggacaacttggttaattgcttaggattaattgtctcgatcgaagttttgttttacatgtgcaggattaactacgatggaagtaagagatgcagcaggagttgcgtcggaatcaagataacgatcacgttgggagttcgagagttcgacggaagttcggacggtcgtcggaggttctgtgggaacaaatccgagaagtccattagcttgccaaagaagctcgtcggaactcgccaagtggatcgtcgcaagtccagga from Musa acuminata AAA Group cultivar baxijiao chromosome BXJ2-11, Cavendish_Baxijiao_AAA, whole genome shotgun sequence encodes:
- the LOC135627239 gene encoding pentatricopeptide repeat-containing protein At3g26630, chloroplastic-like — its product is MLLCLACNLDPFAHRNSHSGRAPADGALALEPREALRVLSRSASTTLGHVKLTHARILRSGLSHDPALLPSLLRLYSSHCRLDLAARLLAIFPDPPTIAWNLMIRAHAGAGAPLDAVLVYNRMLSRGLRPDKFTFPFVVKACSMLLEVSKGKEVHAFAIKSGFWPDTFLQNALIHLYFCCGDPVSGRKVFDEMPVKSVVSWTALLSGLVACGEVEAARTVFDNMPIRNVVTWTAMIDGYARNGRPDEAFRLFRRMQDDDVMPNEFTVVALLIACAELGSLSVGRWVHEFAQRNGGLDKGVYVGTALIDMYSKCGSLEDAVRVFDHMPVKSVATWNSMITSFGVHGRGKEAVALFMEMEKAKVLPDGITFVGVLSACVRECMVEEACRFFGSMVERYGIGPCREHYDCLVELLNRADDSDEATKMVDNSLLKLGVAARQMLKKLCQTNADMRLQKVVHPHGFENLQKP